One window from the genome of Tachysurus vachellii isolate PV-2020 chromosome 5, HZAU_Pvac_v1, whole genome shotgun sequence encodes:
- the fam168b gene encoding myelin-associated neurite-outgrowth inhibitor isoform X3, with the protein MNPVYSPAPTGVPYANPKGIGYPAGFPVGYAAAAPAYSPSVYSGANPAFPTVNSYHLLGYAQGTPFKMSCSPTTGAVPPYSSSPNPYPAAVYPMRSSYPQQNPYAQQGTYYTQPLYAAPPHVIHHTTVVQPNGMPAAIYAPPIPPPRPNGVAMGMVAGTTMAMSAGTLLTTHSPTPVAPHPVTVPTYRPPGTPTYSYVPPQW; encoded by the exons ATGAACCCTGTCTACAGCCCTGCACCAACAGGGGTTCCTTATGCCAACCCTAAAGGAATAGGATACCCAG ctGGATTTCCAGTTGGCTATGCAGCAGCAGCCCCTGCATATTCCCCCAGCGTATACTCTGGAGCAAACCCAGCATTTCCTACAG taaattCTTACCACCTTCTAGGTTATGCCCAAGGGACACCATTCAAAATGTCCTGCTCGCCAACAACAGGTGCTGTGCCCCCATACTCCTCTTCCCCCAACCCATACCCTGCTGCTGTGTACCCCATGAGGAGCTCTTATCCTCAGCAGAATCCCTATGCTCAG CAAGGAACTTACTACACACAGCCCCTATATGCTGCTCCGCCTCATGTCATTCATCACACCACAGTGGTTCAACCCAACGGCATGCCGGCAGCTATATATGCTCCTCCCATCCCTCCTCCACGCCCTAACGGAGTCGCCATGGGAATGGTAGCAGGCACTACTATGGCAATGTCAGCGG GGACTTTACTAACAACTCACTCCCCAACTCCTGTAGCTCCCCACCCTGTCACAGTGCCCACATATCGACCCCCTGGCACACCCACCTACAGCTATGTGCCCCCTCAGTGGTGA
- the fam168b gene encoding myelin-associated neurite-outgrowth inhibitor isoform X5, translating to MNPVYSPAPTGVPYANPKGIGYPAGFPVGYAAAAPAYSPSVYSGANPAFPTGYAQGTPFKMSCSPTTGAVPPYSSSPNPYPAAVYPMRSSYPQQNPYAQQGTYYTQPLYAAPPHVIHHTTVVQPNGMPAAIYAPPIPPPRPNGVAMGMVAGTTMAMSAGTLLTTHSPTPVAPHPVTVPTYRPPGTPTYSYVPPQW from the exons ATGAACCCTGTCTACAGCCCTGCACCAACAGGGGTTCCTTATGCCAACCCTAAAGGAATAGGATACCCAG ctGGATTTCCAGTTGGCTATGCAGCAGCAGCCCCTGCATATTCCCCCAGCGTATACTCTGGAGCAAACCCAGCATTTCCTACAG GTTATGCCCAAGGGACACCATTCAAAATGTCCTGCTCGCCAACAACAGGTGCTGTGCCCCCATACTCCTCTTCCCCCAACCCATACCCTGCTGCTGTGTACCCCATGAGGAGCTCTTATCCTCAGCAGAATCCCTATGCTCAG CAAGGAACTTACTACACACAGCCCCTATATGCTGCTCCGCCTCATGTCATTCATCACACCACAGTGGTTCAACCCAACGGCATGCCGGCAGCTATATATGCTCCTCCCATCCCTCCTCCACGCCCTAACGGAGTCGCCATGGGAATGGTAGCAGGCACTACTATGGCAATGTCAGCGG GGACTTTACTAACAACTCACTCCCCAACTCCTGTAGCTCCCCACCCTGTCACAGTGCCCACATATCGACCCCCTGGCACACCCACCTACAGCTATGTGCCCCCTCAGTGGTGA
- the fam168b gene encoding myelin-associated neurite-outgrowth inhibitor isoform X4 has product MNPVYSPAPTGVPYANPKGIGYPAGFPVGYAAAAPAYSPSVYSGANPAFPTGYAQGTPFKMSCSPTTGAVPPYSSSPNPYPAAVYPMRSSYPQQNPYAQQQGTYYTQPLYAAPPHVIHHTTVVQPNGMPAAIYAPPIPPPRPNGVAMGMVAGTTMAMSAGTLLTTHSPTPVAPHPVTVPTYRPPGTPTYSYVPPQW; this is encoded by the exons ATGAACCCTGTCTACAGCCCTGCACCAACAGGGGTTCCTTATGCCAACCCTAAAGGAATAGGATACCCAG ctGGATTTCCAGTTGGCTATGCAGCAGCAGCCCCTGCATATTCCCCCAGCGTATACTCTGGAGCAAACCCAGCATTTCCTACAG GTTATGCCCAAGGGACACCATTCAAAATGTCCTGCTCGCCAACAACAGGTGCTGTGCCCCCATACTCCTCTTCCCCCAACCCATACCCTGCTGCTGTGTACCCCATGAGGAGCTCTTATCCTCAGCAGAATCCCTATGCTCAG CAGCAAGGAACTTACTACACACAGCCCCTATATGCTGCTCCGCCTCATGTCATTCATCACACCACAGTGGTTCAACCCAACGGCATGCCGGCAGCTATATATGCTCCTCCCATCCCTCCTCCACGCCCTAACGGAGTCGCCATGGGAATGGTAGCAGGCACTACTATGGCAATGTCAGCGG GGACTTTACTAACAACTCACTCCCCAACTCCTGTAGCTCCCCACCCTGTCACAGTGCCCACATATCGACCCCCTGGCACACCCACCTACAGCTATGTGCCCCCTCAGTGGTGA
- the fam168b gene encoding myelin-associated neurite-outgrowth inhibitor isoform X6 gives MNPVYSPAPTGVPYANPKGIGYPAGFPVGYAAAAPAYSPSVYSGANPAFPTVNSYHLLGYAQGTPFKMSCSPTTGAVPPYSSSPNPYPAAVYPMRSSYPQQNPYAQQQGTYYTQPLYAAPPHVIHHTTVVQPNGMPAAIYAPPIPPPRPNGVAMGMVAGTTMAMSAAPHPVTVPTYRPPGTPTYSYVPPQW, from the exons ATGAACCCTGTCTACAGCCCTGCACCAACAGGGGTTCCTTATGCCAACCCTAAAGGAATAGGATACCCAG ctGGATTTCCAGTTGGCTATGCAGCAGCAGCCCCTGCATATTCCCCCAGCGTATACTCTGGAGCAAACCCAGCATTTCCTACAG taaattCTTACCACCTTCTAGGTTATGCCCAAGGGACACCATTCAAAATGTCCTGCTCGCCAACAACAGGTGCTGTGCCCCCATACTCCTCTTCCCCCAACCCATACCCTGCTGCTGTGTACCCCATGAGGAGCTCTTATCCTCAGCAGAATCCCTATGCTCAG CAGCAAGGAACTTACTACACACAGCCCCTATATGCTGCTCCGCCTCATGTCATTCATCACACCACAGTGGTTCAACCCAACGGCATGCCGGCAGCTATATATGCTCCTCCCATCCCTCCTCCACGCCCTAACGGAGTCGCCATGGGAATGGTAGCAGGCACTACTATGGCAATGTCAGCGG CTCCCCACCCTGTCACAGTGCCCACATATCGACCCCCTGGCACACCCACCTACAGCTATGTGCCCCCTCAGTGGTGA
- the fam168b gene encoding myelin-associated neurite-outgrowth inhibitor isoform X1, giving the protein MNPVYSPAPTGVPYANPKGIGYPAGFPVGYAAAAPAYSPSVYSGANPAFPTVNSYHLLGYAQGTPFKMSCSPTTGAVPPYSSSPNPYPAAVYPMRSSYPQQNPYAQQQGTYYTQPLYAAPPHVIHHTTVVQPNGMPAAIYAPPIPPPRPNGVAMGMVAGTTMAMSAGTLLTTHSPTPVAPHPVTVPTYRPPGTPTYSYVPPQW; this is encoded by the exons ATGAACCCTGTCTACAGCCCTGCACCAACAGGGGTTCCTTATGCCAACCCTAAAGGAATAGGATACCCAG ctGGATTTCCAGTTGGCTATGCAGCAGCAGCCCCTGCATATTCCCCCAGCGTATACTCTGGAGCAAACCCAGCATTTCCTACAG taaattCTTACCACCTTCTAGGTTATGCCCAAGGGACACCATTCAAAATGTCCTGCTCGCCAACAACAGGTGCTGTGCCCCCATACTCCTCTTCCCCCAACCCATACCCTGCTGCTGTGTACCCCATGAGGAGCTCTTATCCTCAGCAGAATCCCTATGCTCAG CAGCAAGGAACTTACTACACACAGCCCCTATATGCTGCTCCGCCTCATGTCATTCATCACACCACAGTGGTTCAACCCAACGGCATGCCGGCAGCTATATATGCTCCTCCCATCCCTCCTCCACGCCCTAACGGAGTCGCCATGGGAATGGTAGCAGGCACTACTATGGCAATGTCAGCGG GGACTTTACTAACAACTCACTCCCCAACTCCTGTAGCTCCCCACCCTGTCACAGTGCCCACATATCGACCCCCTGGCACACCCACCTACAGCTATGTGCCCCCTCAGTGGTGA